The following are encoded in a window of Etheostoma cragini isolate CJK2018 chromosome 7, CSU_Ecrag_1.0, whole genome shotgun sequence genomic DNA:
- the LOC117947983 gene encoding prostaglandin E synthase 3-like, with product MHPATAKWYDRRDAVFIEFCVADSKDLKINFDKAKCGFSCVGGTDNVKHENEIDLFEAIDENESKHKRTDRSVLCYLRKAQPGKPWPRLTKEKAKLSWLSVDFNNWKDWEDDSDEEMGNFDQFSDMMNNMGGEDDLPELDGADDAADDDDSADSDDEKMPDLE from the exons GCATCCAGCAACTGCCAAGTGGTACGACAGGAGGGACGCCGTTTTTATAGAGTTCTGTGTAGCAGACAGCAAAGACCTTAAAATCAATTTTGATAAAGCGAAGTGTGGTTTCAG TTGTGTTGGAGGAACAGACAATGTCAAACATGAGAATGAAATAGACCTTTTTGAAGCCATCGATGAAAAT GAATCCAAACATAAACGCACAGATCGCTCAGTGTTGTGCTATCTACGAAAAGCACAGCCAGGAAAACCATGGCCGAGGCTAACAAAAGAGAAGGCTAAG CTGAGTTGGCTCAGTGTCGACTTCAACAACTGGAAAGACTGGGAGGATGACTCAGATGAGGAGATGGGCAACTTCGATCAATTCTCAGAT ATGATGAACAACATGGGAGGGGAGGATGACCTGCCTGAGCTAGACGGTGCAGATGATGCTGCAGATGAT GATGACTCTGCAGATAGCGATGATGAGA AAATGCCCGATTTGGAATAG